A window of the Harmonia axyridis chromosome 5, icHarAxyr1.1, whole genome shotgun sequence genome harbors these coding sequences:
- the LOC123681062 gene encoding serine/threonine-protein kinase fused: protein MEQYEVLGSLGEGSFGRVYKAKHLTGGQIVALKVISKRGRSLKEIKDLRGEFEIQRYLHHPNIIQMLDSFESDNEIVVITEFAHKALNTILGECGYLAEDHVQKIVWDLVSALYYLHSHRVLHRDLKPQNILLDTKNHAKLCDFGFARNMSTGTHVLTSIKGTPLYMAPELIDELPYDHNADLWSLGCIIYELLVGAPPFCTSSILHLIRLIKHEQIQWPSFLSSICISFLKGLLQKDPKKRFSWTEILNHPWIKGNILILEDDLTMPLTKTLSINTMTLKDIQRKERVNQKSGEKLPEENEQKKIDQKLQNESKKTDCEKLDAENNNAEISDKMDQLSLDSKEEDVNAKEIQIEESQNKLKEKDNTNIESDSESSKSENRVTPLKFSEETHPIQTEEWSVFLMKATAEIMGQELAYLTQPHLTSILVSPLKNSTTSPEVLIHIAKILSIPFSTKDFSKKTLKSIIKVYLEVKVVPNLIYSSKLLLCEKTTDSSRCTERFKLLSHWNEEDLEVLSSFYILISHLVHLDQEFLTQFCDTLTILNIYNLLRKFLSLSKRKPRVVLDVVNILTLMVWKSTPYMEVVENILTNDVGNEENPFNFVNLLRHENALLRERVCYFMFFLGKKSPKVLIILWDENIKETLEALMFDSIETVRNAAERCVDELKGKEFYQ from the exons ATGGAACAGTATGAAGTCCTTGGTTCTTTGGGAGAAGGTTCATTTGGTAGAGTTTATAAAGCAAAACATTTGACTGGTGGGCAAATTGTAGCCCTCAAAGTTATTAGTAAG CGAGGACGGTCATTGAAAGAAATCAAGGATTTAAGAGGAGAATTTGAGATACAACGATATCTTCACCATCCAAATATAATACAAATGCTAGATTCTTTTGAATCTGACAATGAA ATAGTTGTGATAACAGAATTTGCACATAAAGCATTGAACACTATCCTTGGAGAATGTGGATATTTAGCAGAAGACCATGTTCAAAAGATAGTGTGGGATCTTGTTTCTGCTTTATATTATTTACATTCACATCGTGTACTCCATAG GGATTTGAAGCCTCAAAATATACTTCTAGATACTAAAAATCATGCAAAACTGTGTGATTTTGGATTTGCAAGAAATATGAGTACAGGCACTCATGTTCTAACTTCTATAAAAG GTACCCCTTTGTATATGGCTCCTGAATTGATAGATGAGTTGCCATATGATCATAATGCTGATTTATGGTCACTTGGTTGTATTATATATGAACTATTAGTAGGAGCACCACCTTTCTGTACATCATCAATACTTCACCTTATAAGGCTCATTAAACATGAGCAAATTCAGTGGCCCTCATTTTTAAGCAGTATTTGTATATCATTCCTTAAG GGACTTTTGCAAAAGGACCCAAAGAAAAGATTTAGTTGGACTGAAATTTTGAATCATCCTTGGATAAAGGGTAATATACTTATATTAGAAGATGATCTCACGATGCCTCTCACAAAAACATTATCTATCAATACTATGActctgaaagatattcaaagGAAAGAACGTGTAAACCAAAAATCTGGTGAAAA GTTACCTGAAGAAAATGAACAGAAAAAGATTGATCAAAAACTacaaaatgaatctaaaaaaaCTGATTGCGAAAAGTTGGATGCGGAAAATAATAATGCAGAAATTAGTGATAAGATGGACCAACTATCATTAGATTCAAAAGAAGAAGATGTAAATGCCAAAGAAATACAAATTGAAGAATCTCAAAATAAGCTAAAAGAAAAAGATAATACTAATATAGAATCAGATTCAGAAAGCAGTAAAAGTGAAAATAGAG TTACTCCTTTAAAATTTTCCGAAGAAACACATCCGATCCAAACTGAAGAATGGAGTGTGTTTTTAATGAAAGCTACTGCAGAAATTATGGGACAAGAATTAGCATATTTGACTCAACCTCATCTAACCAGTATTTTAGTCTCACCATTGAAAAACTCTACTACAAGTCCAGAAGTTTTAATTCATATAGCTAAGATTTTGTCCATTCCATTTAGTACGAaggatttttcaaagaaaacacttaAAAGTATTATAAAG GTCTATCTAGAGGTGAAAGTAGTGCCGAATTTGATATATTCCTCTAAATTGCTGCTTTGTGAAAAGACTACCGATTCCTCCAGATGTACAGAACGATTCAAGCTGTTATCACATTGGAACGAAGAAGATTTAGAAGTGTTGTCTTCCTTTTATATCCTCATTTCACATTTAGTACATCTGGACCAAGAGTTTCTCACACAGTTTTGTGATACGTTGACCATTTTGAACATTTATAATTTATTACGTAAATTTCTCAGTCTAT caaAAAGAAAACCGAGGGTGGTATTAGATGTTGTGAATATTCTTACTTTAATGGTGTGGAAATCTACCCCTTATATGGAGGTAGTGGAGAACATACTGACTAACGATGTTGGGAATGAAGAGAACCCATTTAATTTTGTGAATCTGCTGCGGCATGAGAATGCTCTACTGCGGGAAAGAGTGTGTTATTTTATGTTCTTCTTAGGGAAAAAATCTCCAAAAGTACTTATAATCCTCTGGGATGAAAATATCAAAGAAACTTTGGAAGCTCTTATGTTTGATTCAATAGAAACAGTGAGGAAT GCAGCTGAAAGATGTGTTGATGAACTGAAAGGCAAAGAATTctaccaataa